The following proteins are co-located in the Bombus pyrosoma isolate SC7728 linkage group LG12, ASM1482585v1, whole genome shotgun sequence genome:
- the LOC122573506 gene encoding uncharacterized protein LOC122573506 isoform X2, with product MEISNEELFSPHDSIDNYSEQVINMSLPLPKPKPKGSNAKYKKIQDTSYILKKRLRSNRSKQLLRRGDTLEDLCKLLCKPVIVNVTKLSASEIKQWCKKDLHQSQAKNILTQKKKFKRRIPRTRFCKRKKKSKQKQLSCLCNSENEVTPQNMLFSKKAEIENKNFMKNLLEDVKQPHIKLQRIDEVINKIAQSFARVTPIKECETIIQTECETNIPTRCETSVQTRCETSIQTEETQTELSISASEQLKLSSVNIDTDKYQQNLKTETVAIRSHANETLQLNKCVDSDSDSDSDSNSDSDSDSDSDSDSDSDSNTIFDFNSNTGNSRNTNERRHRIIYNSRTDDNNRYNKSNANNARIISNKLKRLRRNSSKKISKINLVNEKYNIIKKRCTGKNSLFQAPQRPSILDRISALCDPDDDDDDDENTKEGNTSNCVPSKLNLECIIENGTSIKRKNEDAMTIEKPIVENKKVEGQIQESFPSDRNFTQRYKLFKELKVFLIKFDALKDSNTTYSASEIEKMTERFTNSYVNLNSSELQNSNEKSINNASFTSIFSKDSNVNIEKSTDAAKHVSSSSIDRITNKNAYTTTKRTQSTIKLLSNFSEKLSQNSIRNAKIQQERSSQIQKVCHNLTKIFEDSSKKRFAQNTISNAKQNLIVPTSTIKSTLLYSSQESTNKTSELSNVVENIDNIKKKIPEISSRKENSMKSVIDARSQEQVRVDTSGVINTKLHLSKKNKKHESEKRTFAPKTCGKTINVTTTKIATKKSASTSYSSVVSPKKYKRLRDDLGYKCIVCDLCFEDYSDLQQHLVTHTQKQNNSLANSSKTSNMSPEKSQDMISQFSKAKISEPSQVSSEHKSGEHTASQYVTKKDNGQQKKKDAITKSSLSKEKRKRRIKRISNSNKCSICSKPFEAMADLAAHIFLHTETELQQAYKLAKQKLNGTEKYKQTRTEQTANSIKNVNNTVNTADNIIERTQKVNDKEETLLIQKPNKSLITEDSEIRDVESITMKENYSQDIELCLPAKSKKDGNKKSFTVCECHNKPGTNENCLQIEIVLLCHTCRVLFRSMKCFETHYRLPEYIKCNQNHLTSGRSPNLFCATCGMIFSSVQDVRHHLEIHARFKKDCTMDFRCNICKVIFLGIGSLFYIHWSKHSRDSFWMASEKSFPKDSIINSKLRKAENSSTQNAMSLSTCVEKYIEVAEHVCYNCKLPFITQDDLKNHISECRKFKSVQDASIAENSNTYLAIRITCSLCDDTFINKKTEFYKHMKDKHNLSTEPRFICTSFTAGNMVFICSVCTAMTKSLDDFEDHWLKHNTTHVYFTCSHCSKIYHNSLNTFIDHAKRHGIDANDVVSCVVNYEQTKFSCKLCNIGFDSPQSMQEHAIIHNTNSQQINPKISQVTSQDSSATVSETDCASNIAKLVELTLEKQVDGSLQMETQTMEKASEICPIESSIDKSRDELIKILEGNEDDSEHELIIDLTKQSEECNEGLKEEGSKERQTTSNLTLDKSSINQTCVMSENNKANALVTNVNVQVSSQNVAKSKTQNVTDSLFTAKNINPQISNSNIKSTNISQTILVSNNVSNHNNLLDIEKKISDQSITEDIESTQNVEVHDRISIINQEESTILTKETSEKQSPPRPRKGFLRVKTLAELTGSTNLCELSNCAVENGNELAKHFKSNRASNKDNNEHKTTEKELVLKQPEINKLIANKKLTIVPNTNSNTLLLSSSNSGNIKLVIQNPVMKSNTTVINNQQPQQFQINTNQNEHSSSLENVTSAYHKNLPACNFVRTTTAMPRFTILKPTKVIAHTANIPNVQRTHVASCSTNENKQKSSSAKKNSRRTIHKCNHCNFVSSNSAEFLMHNLPGNHSTCKKQYSKNDIQAQKLNKFDNSQTIPTINTIQNNPNPKRCQQTTMKQPGINYASSSVCDQYSYLAAGTSNNSNQMLKQNQPIITNHPITGNTTPIYYKNPNPSSGGMSIVINQTTPTVQNIPTIGILQQPAQQQIYQQQDLVQFSESNGVFQLANQPSVTTYQVRYIFKRLNLRCELHVNSIILFEQTNMTKN from the exons ATGGAAATTTCTaatgaagaattattttctccaCATGATTCGATTGATAATTATTCAGAGCAAGTAATTAACATGTCATTACCATTACCAAAGCCAAAACCTAAAGGTTCTAatgcaaaatacaaaaaaatccAAGATACTAGTTATATATTGAAGAAAAGATTAAGAAGTAATAGGTCGAAACAATTGTTAAGAAGAGGAGATACATTAGAGGATCTGTGTAAATTATTGTGTAAGCCAGTTATTGTgaatgttacaaaattatcaGCATCAGAGATAAAACAATGGTGTAAAAAAGACTTGCATCAATCTcaagcaaaaaatatattaacacagaaaaaaaaatttaaacgaagaatACCACGAACAagattttgtaaaagaaagaaaaagtccAAACAGAAGCAGTTATCTTGCTTATGTAATTCTGAAAATGAAGTTACACCtcaaaatatgttattttccAAGAAAGCAGAGATTGAAAacaagaattttatgaaaaatttattagaagatgTTAAACAACcacatataaaattacaaagaatagATGAAGTAATCAATAAAATAGCACAGTCATTTGCAAGAGTAACTCCGATTAAAGAATGTGAAACAATTATTCAAACAGAATGTGAAACAAATATTCCAACCAGATGTGAAACAAGTGTTCAAACAAGATGTGAGACAAGTATTCAAACAGAAGAAACTCAAACTGAATTAAGTATATCTGCATCAGAACAACTAAAATTATCATCTGTAAATATCGATACAgataaatatcaacaaaatctTAAAACTGAGACAGTAGCAATTAGGTCTCATGCGAATGAGACTCTACAATTGAATAAATGTGTAGATTCAGATTCAGATTCAGATTCAGATTCAAATTCAGATTCAGATTCAGATTCAGATTCAGATTCAGATTCAGATTCAGACTCTAATActatttttgattttaattctaatacTGGAAATTCTAGAAATACTAATGAAAGGAGacatagaattatatataattctcgTACAGATGATAACAATCGTTACAATAAGAGCAATGCAAATAATGCaagaataatttcgaataaattaaaaaggttAAGGAGAAATTCATCAaaaaaaataagcaaaattaatctagtaaatgaaaaatacaatattattaagaaaagatGTACAGgtaaaaattcattgtttCAAGCACCACAAAGACCAAGTATATTAGACCGTATATCTGCGCTATGTGATcctgatgatgatgatgatgatgatgaaaaTACTAAAGAAGGTAATACTTCCAATTGTGTGCcttcaaaattaaatcttgaatgtattatagaaaatggtacttctataaaaagaaagaatgaagaTGCTATGACTATAGAGAAACCAATTGTAGAAAACAAAAAGGTTGAAGGACAAATACAAGAATCATTTCCTTccgatagaaattttacacaaaggtataaattgtttaaagaattaaaagtttttttaataaaatttgatgctCTGAAAGACTCCAATACTACATATTCAGCAAGTGAAATCGAGAAAATGACAGAAAGATTTACGAATTCTTACGtgaatttaaattcttcaGAACTTCAAAATAGTAACgaaaaatctataaataatgCATCATTTACTTCAATCTTTTCAAAAGATTCTAATGTTAACATTGAGAAATCTACAGATGCTGCAAAACATGTTTCAAGCTCAAGTATTGatagaattacaaataaaaatgcttATACAACTACCAAAAGAACACAAAgcacaattaaattattatcaaatttttcagaaaaattatctCAAAATTCAATCAGAAACGCAAAGATACAACAAGAGAGGAGTTCACAAATTCAAAAAGTTTGtcataatttaacaaaaatttttgaagACAGTTCTAAAAAAAGGTTTGCACAGAATACTATTAGTAATGCAAAGCAGAATTTGATTGTTCCAACCTCTACTATCAAAtctacattattatattcttcacAAGAATCTACCAATAAAACTTCTGAATTATCAAATGTGGTAGAAAACAttgataatataaagaaaaagataccaGAGATTTCTTCACGTAAGGAGAATTCTATGAAATCGGTTATTGATGCAAGATCTCAAGAACAAGTGCGAGTTGATACATCTGGTGTTATTAATACCAAATTGCatctttcaaagaaaaataaaaaacatgaATCAGAGAAACGTACATTTGCACCTAAAACATGTGGGAAAACTATAAATGTTACAACTACTAAAATAGCTACAAAGAAAAGCGCTTCAACTTCTTATTCTTCCGTAGTATCtcctaaaaaatataaaagactTAGAGATGATCTTGGTTATAAATGTATTGTTTGTGATCTTTGTTTTGAAGATTATTCTGATTTACAACAACACCTAGTTACACATACACAAAAGCAAAATAATAGTTTAGCAAATTCATCGAAAACTTCCAATATGTCACCTGAAAAATCTCAGGATATGATATCTCAATTCTCAAAAGCAAAGATATCAGAACCATCACAAGTGTCAAGTGAGCACAAGAGTGGAGAACATACAGCATCACAATATGTCACCAAGAAAGATAATGgacaacaaaagaaaaaagatgctATAACAAAAAGTTCACTGAgtaaagaaaagaggaaaaggaggaTTAAGCGTATTAGTAATTCAAATAAGTGTAGTATTTGTTCAAAACCTTTTGAAGCAATGGCTGATTTGGCAGCTCATATCTTTTTACATACAGAGACAGAATTGCAACAAGCATATAAACTcgcaaaacaaaaattgaatggaacagaaaaatataaacaaactAGAACTGAACAAACAGCTAAcagtattaaaaatgtaaataacacTGTAAATACTGCagataatataattgaaaggACTCAGAAAGTTAATGATAAGGAAGAAACGTTGCTTATACAGAAAccaaataaatcattaattacaGAAGATTCAGAAATTAGAGACGTAGAATCTATTACTATGAAAGAAAACTATTCGCAAGATATAGAATTATGTCTGCCAGCAAAATCGAAAAAAGATGGTAATAAAAAATCGTTTACAGTATGCGAATGTCATAATAAACCAGGAactaatgaaaattgtttgcaaATCGAAATAGTTCTTCTTTGTCACACTTGCAGGGTGCTATTTAGAAGTATGAAATGTTTCGAAACCCATTATCGTCTTCccgaatatataaaatgtaatcaaAACCACTTAACTAGTGGTCGTTCtccaaatttattttgtgCTACCTGTGGTATGATATTTAGTTCAGTTCAAGATGTGCGTCATCATTTAGAAATACATGCTCGTTTTAAAAAAGACTGTACAATGGATTTTCGATGTAACATTTGCAAGGTTATATTCCTGGGAATAGGAAGCCTTTTTTATATCCATTGGTCAAAGCATTCCAGAGATTCTTTTTGGATGGCTAGTGAGAAATCATTTCCAAAAGATTCCATAATAAACTCGAAGCTGAGAAAGGCAGAGAATTCTTCTACACAAAATGCAATGTCTTTGAGTACGTGCGtagaaaaatacattgaaGTAGCAGAACATGTCtgttataattgtaaattgccTTTTATTACTCaagatgatttaaaaaatcatatttcagaatgtagaaaatttaagtCAGTTCAAGATGCATCTATTGCAGAAAACTCTAATACATATCTCGCAATAAGGATAACTTGTAGTTTATGCGATGatacttttattaacaaaaaaacagaattttataaacatatgaAAGATAAACATAATTTGAGCACCGAACCTCGATTTATTTGTACATCATTCACGGCTGGAAATATGGTATTTATTTGCAGTGTCTGCACGGCAATGACTAAAAGTTTAGATGACTTTGAGGATCATTGGTTGAAACATAATACAACTcatgtatattttacttgtTCGCattgtagtaaaatatatcacaaCAGCTTAAATACCTTCATAGACCATGCTAAAAGACATGGTATTGATGCTAATGATGTAGTGTCCTGTGTAGTAAATTATGAACAAACAAAATTCAGTTGTAAACTTTGTAATATTGGTTTTGATTCTCCTCAAAGTATGCAGGAGCATGCTATTATTCATAACACAAACAGCCAACAGATAAATCCTAAGATTAGTCAAGTTACAAGTCAAGACAGCTCTGCAACAGTATCAGAGACAGATTGTGCTTCCAATATTGCAAAGCTGGTTGAATTGACTCTTGAAAAGCAGGTGGATGGATCATTACAAATGGAGACACAAACAATGGAAAAGGCAAGCGAAATTTGTCCAATAGAATCTAGTATAGACAAAAGTAGGGAtgaattaatcaaaatattagAAGGAAATGAAGATGATTCTGAAcatgaattaataatagacTTGACAAAACAATCAGAAGAATGTAATGAAGgattaaaagaagaaggaagtaAGGAAAGACAGACTACATCTAATCTTACATTAGATAAATCTTCTATCAATCAAACTTGTGTCATGTCGGAGAATAATAAAGCTAATGCATTGGTAACAAATGTAAATGTCCAAGTATCTTCACAAAATGTTGCAAAATCTAAAACTCAAAATGTTACAGATTCTCTCTTTACTGCTAAAAACATAAATCCTCAAATATCTAATTCAAACATTAAGTCTACAAATATTTCGCAAACAATATTGGTTTCAAATAATGTTAGTAATCATAATAATCTACtagatatagaaaaaaaaataagtgaCCAATCAATCACAGAAGATATAGAAAGTACACAAAATGTTGAAGTTCATGacagaatttcaattataaatcaaGAAGAATcaacaattttaacaaaagaaaCATCAGAGAAACAAAGTCCACCAAGACCAAGAAAAGGATTCTTAAGAGTGAAGACTCTTGCAGAGCTTACAGGTTCTACAAATTTATGTGAACTTAGCAATTGTGCTGTTGAAAATGGTAATGAGTTAGCTAAGCACTTCAAAAGTAACCGTGCTTCGAACAAAGATAATAATGAACACAAAACTACAGAAAAAGAATTAGTTTTAAAACAACctgaaataaacaaattgattgccaataaaaaattaacgattgttcctaatacaaattcaaataCATTACTATTATCTTCATCTAATTCAGgcaatataaaattagtgATTCAGAATCCAGTTATGAAATCTAATACTacagtaataaataatcaacaACCACAGCAATtccaaataaatacaaatcaaAACGAACACTCATCTTCTCTGGAAAATGTAACATCAGCATATCATAAAAACTTACCAGCTTGCAATTTCGTTCGAACAACCACAGCTATGCCACGTTTTACTATTTTGAAACCTACCAAAGTTATAGCACATACTGCTAATATACCGAATGTACAGAGAACACATGTAGCATCCTGTTCTaccaatgaaaataaacaaaagtcTTCTTCTgcaaaaaaaaattcaaggCGTACTATACATAAGTGTAATCATTGCAATTTTGTTTCAAGTAATTCTGCAGAATTCTTAATGCACAATTTACCAGGTAATCATTCAACTTGTAAGAAGCaatattcgaaaaatgatATCCAGGCACAAAAACTtaacaaatttgataattcACAAACAATACCCACAATTAATACTATTCAAAACAATCCAAATCCCAAACGATGTCAACAAACTACTATGAAGCAACCAGGAATTAACTATGCGTCTTCATCTGTCTGTGATCAATATTCTTATCTTGCTGCAGGCACTTCGAATAATAGTAATCAAATGCTTAAACAAAATCAACCAATAATAACTAATCATCCAATAACAGGAAATACCACccctatttattataaaaatccaAATCCTAGCAGTGGTGGAATGTCAATAGTGATCAATCAAACTACACCTACTGTTCAGAATATACCCACAATAGGAATCCTGCAACAACCAGCGCAGCAACAAATATATCAACAACAG GATTTAGTTCAATTTTCCGAATCGAATGGTGTTTTCCAACTGGCAAATCAACCAAGTGTTACAACTTATCAAGTTAGATAT atatttaaacgattaaacTTGAGATGTGAACTTCACGTGAactctataattttatttgagcAAACAAACATGAcaaaaaattag